A genomic segment from Stappia indica encodes:
- a CDS encoding NAD(P)H-hydrate dehydratase — MELLTPTEMGRADALAIAGGVPGIDLMRRAGVAVADACSRMAGHSGQVLVLAGPGNNGGDGFVAARVLRQRGYRVELLLLGDPDRLSGDAALAFSEMQAAGLTAGILSRDTLGRVPGQASVVIDALFGAGLARPIEGIAGEAIERVNASGLPVLAVDLPSGVNGASGEAMGPAIRASRTVTFFRLKPGHLLLPGRLLAGRVELADIGIPASVLGEVHGGEQGKTWRNDPALWGAGLHPPRLDGHKYARGHAVVVSGPALSTGAARLAAGAALRAGAGLVTVATPPSAALVNASHLTAVMVRSFRGSEGLAEMLADRRLNAIALGPGAGVGDETRALALTCLSGERAVLLDADVITSFSGQADELAGAISGRSGARAGDVVLTPHDGEFARLFGESAGEGSRLARARAGARASGAVVVLKGADTVVAAPDGRAAINDNAPAWLATAGSGDVLSGIVAGLLAQGLDGFHAACAGVWLHGRAGVLAGPALTAEDLEPALRQALAEFFSGTA; from the coding sequence ATCGAACTCCTGACGCCGACCGAGATGGGGCGGGCGGATGCGCTCGCCATCGCCGGCGGGGTGCCCGGAATCGACCTGATGCGGCGCGCAGGGGTGGCGGTCGCCGATGCCTGCAGCCGCATGGCTGGCCACTCCGGCCAGGTCCTGGTGCTGGCCGGTCCCGGCAACAACGGCGGCGACGGATTCGTTGCCGCGAGGGTGCTGCGCCAGCGCGGCTACCGCGTCGAGCTGCTGCTGCTCGGCGATCCCGACCGGTTGTCGGGTGATGCGGCGCTCGCCTTTTCCGAGATGCAGGCGGCTGGCCTGACTGCCGGCATCCTTTCGCGGGACACACTGGGCCGTGTGCCGGGTCAGGCGTCGGTGGTGATCGACGCGCTGTTCGGGGCAGGGCTCGCGCGCCCCATCGAGGGTATTGCGGGCGAGGCCATCGAGCGGGTGAACGCATCTGGCCTGCCGGTGCTGGCCGTCGACCTGCCCTCCGGCGTGAACGGGGCGAGCGGCGAGGCGATGGGGCCGGCAATCCGCGCCAGCCGGACGGTGACATTCTTCCGCCTGAAACCGGGCCACCTGCTGTTGCCGGGGCGTCTGCTTGCCGGCCGGGTGGAGCTCGCCGATATCGGTATTCCGGCTTCTGTCCTGGGCGAGGTGCACGGCGGCGAGCAGGGGAAGACCTGGCGCAACGATCCGGCGCTGTGGGGGGCGGGGCTGCACCCGCCGCGGCTCGACGGGCACAAATATGCGCGTGGGCATGCGGTGGTGGTGTCGGGACCGGCCCTGTCCACCGGCGCGGCGCGGCTGGCCGCCGGTGCTGCGCTCAGGGCCGGAGCCGGGCTCGTGACCGTGGCGACGCCGCCTTCCGCCGCACTGGTCAATGCCAGCCATCTGACGGCGGTGATGGTGCGCTCCTTCCGCGGGAGCGAGGGGCTTGCCGAGATGTTGGCCGACCGACGCCTCAATGCGATTGCGCTGGGGCCGGGTGCCGGTGTCGGGGACGAGACGCGGGCGCTTGCGCTGACCTGTCTTTCCGGCGAGCGGGCGGTGCTGCTCGATGCCGACGTGATCACATCCTTTTCCGGACAGGCCGATGAACTGGCCGGTGCCATCTCGGGTCGTTCGGGAGCAAGGGCCGGCGATGTCGTGCTGACGCCGCATGACGGGGAGTTCGCGCGTCTCTTTGGGGAGAGTGCCGGCGAGGGCTCGCGGCTTGCCCGGGCGCGAGCCGGAGCAAGGGCCAGCGGGGCTGTCGTGGTTCTGAAGGGGGCGGATACGGTCGTCGCAGCGCCGGACGGGCGCGCGGCGATCAACGACAATGCGCCGGCCTGGCTTGCCACGGCCGGCTCCGGCGACGTGCTGTCGGGCATCGTCGCCGGCCTGCTGGCGCAGGGGCTGGACGGCTTCCATGCGGCCTGTGCGGGCGTGTGGCTGCACGGGCGCGCGGGCGTGCTGGCAGGGCCGGCGCTGACGGCGGAGGATCTTGAGCCGGCTCTGCGCCAGGCGCTGGCGGAGTTCTTTTCCGGGACGGCGTGA
- a CDS encoding VOC family protein, producing MRIEALDHLVLTVADIDETVGFYCGVLGMEEVVFGGGRRALHFGAQKINLHKAGAEFSPAARKPTAGSGDLCFLVSSLEAAIARLRETGVTIEEGPVSRTGAQSPLRSVYIRDPDGNLIELSEPQAVVIAGGGA from the coding sequence ATGCGGATCGAGGCGCTCGACCACCTGGTCCTGACGGTTGCGGATATCGACGAGACCGTCGGCTTCTATTGCGGCGTGCTGGGCATGGAGGAGGTGGTGTTCGGCGGCGGCCGGCGGGCGCTGCATTTCGGCGCGCAGAAGATCAACCTGCACAAGGCGGGAGCCGAGTTTTCTCCGGCCGCGCGCAAGCCGACGGCCGGGTCGGGCGACCTCTGCTTTCTCGTGTCCTCGCTCGAGGCCGCGATTGCGCGGCTCAGGGAGACGGGCGTGACGATCGAAGAGGGGCCCGTTTCGCGCACCGGTGCCCAGTCGCCGCTGCGCTCCGTTTATATACGCGATCCCGACGGCAACCTGATCGAGCTGTCCGAGCCGCAGGCGGTTGTGATCGCCGGAGGTGGTGCTTGA
- a CDS encoding P-II family nitrogen regulator — MKKIEAIIKPFKLDEVKEALQEVGLQGITVTEAKGFGRQKGHTELYRGAEYVVDFLPKVKVEIVLTDDLVDKAVEAIRNAAQTGRIGDGKIFVSTIEEAVRIRTGETGTDAI; from the coding sequence ATGAAAAAAATCGAGGCAATTATCAAGCCGTTCAAGCTCGATGAGGTCAAGGAGGCTCTCCAGGAGGTTGGCCTTCAGGGCATCACCGTGACCGAGGCCAAGGGCTTCGGCCGCCAGAAGGGCCATACCGAGCTCTATCGCGGCGCCGAATACGTGGTCGACTTCCTTCCCAAGGTGAAGGTCGAGATCGTGCTGACCGACGACCTCGTCGACAAGGCGGTCGAGGCGATCCGCAATGCCGCCCAGACCGGGCGCATCGGCGACGGCAAGATCTTCGTCTCCACCATCGAGGAGGCCGTTCGCATCCGGACCGGCGAGACCGGCACCGACGCGATCTGA